CACGACGGGACCGCTGTACCCGCCGGGGAGCGTCAACGGGAACGCCATCGAAGGCAACGCAGGGCCAGTGCGCCCTCGCCGCAGCACCGACTCTGCCAATGCCGGGATCGTCGCGTTGTACGTGACCTTCCATTTCTCCAGATTCGGGGCGTCATGGTTCCACCCGCCGCGCCGCCCCAGAAGAGACCAGAGATCGACGAGCTTCAGCGGGAGCTTGGACTGCCCCCGCTGATACTTCGAGTGGCCCATCGAGTACCCCATGTACTCGAGCACCTCGTCGCGTTCGACGGCGATCATTCGCGCCCATGGTTCGATCAGGCTGCGCAATGCCGCGGGGCCGAAGGAACTGTCGAGCGGAATCGTGATCGAGGATCCAGCATCACCGGCCGAGAGCAGCCGCTCATACGTGTATTCCGACATCGGAATGGTGTCGAGACGCTGCCCGGTCAGAGCGTTGCAGACATACGCCTGGAGCTTCGCCACGCGAACCTCCTAGATGTAGGTGTCGGTCACTCGTTGGCTGAGGGTTCGTGCTCCGTTGATCGTCGCTGCGACGCCCGGCAGCCCTGCAGGTATGCCCCAGGGTCGGTACGTTGTGATCGCGCCGACCTGTCGCACGCCGGCTGCGGTGAACAGTCCCCCGGCCACGAAGTCGATGTAGTGCGCCGCGGCGGGTGCCGTCGCGACCACGATCGTTCGACCGCCCGGTCCCGTGACCGTGTATGCGCCGGTGCCGGCGCCGATCATCAGGCGCGGTGTGGCCGGGAAGTTGCCCCGGTGGACAGCTGCCTGTCCTGCAGGGAAGTCGGTCACGTCTCCGTACTTGCGTGGATCGGCCGACACGAACTGCATCAGGAACCGTGCGCGCAGGAGACCTGACCGGACGCCAGCATCGCGAAACGTCGGCTTCCCCCCTCGCCGCGCCCACGCCCACAACGTCTCGCCTTGATGATCGACGCTCACCCGGAAACGCCCGCCTGCAGCGCCGACGCCCGTCACCTGGCTACGCAGCTGGGCAAGGTCAGTCTCCGAGCGTGCGAGAGCATGTCCATCGATCGAGAACACCCGCGCCGACTGATACACCGGCAGATCGAAATCGCCATGATCGGACGGACGCGCGATCGACTCGCGACGCGCGTCCGTCCCGTCATCCCACCCCTCGAAGCCGTCCCGCGCCACGAACAGCCCCTGAGGGCGACGCTCGTTCTCCTCGGGATGCCCGAGAATCTTGACGCCGTCGACATGGATTCGAAGCATCACGCCCCCCTCAACATCGCAGTGAGCTGCTGACTCGCGAGCTCCGCGCCTTCGCGCGGATCCGTCTTGTCGAAGTGATTCACCTGCGACACCGAACGCGGGATCTCAGCGGGAGCCGCATCTCCACCCGTGCCAGTGCTCTGGCCGGCCGAAGCAGAGATCGTCATCGACGCACTCTGCATCGCCGCCTGTGCCCGCACGGACGCGTCCTTCGCCATGTCGACGAGTGATGCTCCGAACTCCCCCGACTCCGACTTCGCACCCGCGTTGAACTGCTCCAACGTGGCCTTACCGGAGTCCTTCAACCGCTTCCACCCGGCACCCGAAAGGGGACCGCGCTTCGCCGGCGAGTGAGGGAAGAAATCGGTGATCGTGCCGACGATGTCGCCGACCGCGTCGCCGAGAGAGCCGACCATGCTGAACAGGCCGTCGATGATGCCCTTGATGATCTGTGCCCCGAGGTCGAGCCAGTCGACCGCCACGAGCCCATCCCAGATTGCCGAGATGATCTGTGGGAGCATGTCGATGATCTGCGGGATCGCCTCGATCAGCCCCGTGATCAGAGCGACGACGAGCTGAATGCCCGCCTCGATCAGCTGCGGCAGCGCGTCCAGCAGCCCGGTGACGAGTTGAAGCACGAGAGTGATCGCGGCCTCGACGAGTTGCGGGAGCGCGTCGATCAGCCCGGTGACCAGCGACAGGAGCAGTTGAATGCCCGCGTCAATGATCATCGGCAGGTTCTCGAGGATCGCGGTGAGCAAGCCCATCACGAGTTCGAGTGCTGCGGTAAGCAGCTGAGGCAGTGCCTGGATCAGCCCGTCCACGAGGGACATGAGCAACTGCACGCCACCATGGATGATCGTCGGCAGTGCCGCAACGATCGCCTCAAGCAGACCCGACACCAGTTGCAAAGCACCGTCGACGAGCAGCGGCAGCGCGGTGATCAAACCCTCAACGAGAGCGGTCACCAGCTGGATCGCCCCGTCAATGATCGCGGGCAGGTTCGTGATCAGAGCGCTGACGAGCCCGTCGACGAGCGCGAGAGCACCCTCGACGAGCACGGGGATCGCGGTTACGATGCCCCGTACCAAAGCGAAGACGATACTGGTCGCAGCTTCGAGTAGCTGCGGGATCGCGCCGAGCAACCCGTCAACGATGCCCGGGATAGCACCGACGACAGCGTCGACAAGCTGCGGGAGCGCGGCCACAACTTGATCGATGATGCCTGTGATGCCGGAGACGAGACCGCTGACGTCCCCGCCCGACAGCGCGAACGCCCCGAACGCGGCCGCAGCGATACCGAGCGGACCACCAAGGAGACCGAGCGCGCCGCTCAGACCGGGCAGCAGCGACGCGAGCGGACCGAGGCGAGCGAGTAGCCCGCCGAGTCCACCCGCACCGAGAGCCGCGAACGCGCCCGCGAGCGGGGCAAGGATCGGCGCGAACTCCTTGAGCTTGCCGATGAGGTCGCTACTGCCGTCACCCACAGAGGTGAAGAACCCGGTGAGGCGGTCCATGATCGGACCGACCCAGGAGTTCCACGCCGCGCCGACGCCCTTCGCCCGCTCCTCGAGCGGGCCCAGAGCCTTCGACACGGAGTTGATCAGCGGCCCGAGCTTGGAGTAGAACGATCCCTCTTCGAGCCCACCGAGCGCGTTCGCGCCGATGCGCCCCATGGCGGCGAAGAAGTTCTTCGTCGCCCCGGGGACGGTCTTCCCCATCTCGTCCGCGACAGTGCCTGCGGCCGCGGTCGCGGCCTTCGAGAACGTCGCGAAGTCGATCTTGCCCTTCGACGCCATGTCGAAGACGTCGCCGGCAGTGACGCCGAGCTGCTTGCCGAGCTCCTGATAGATCGGGATGCCCTTGTCGGCGAGCTGACCGATGACGTCGTTCTGGACGCCGTTGGCCTGGGTCGCCGCCTTGTTGAAGATGGAGCCCATCTCCTGCATCGTGAGCCCCGCCGCGGAGGCGTTGTTCGCGATGCTCTTGAGGTGGCTCTGCAGCTGCTCGCCCGGCTTGATGCCCGCAGCGACGGCCGCACCAGCGACGGTCGCCGCTTCACCGAGACCGAAGGCTGTTCCCTTGACCGACGCGGACGCGTCGGCCATGATCGCCTTGATCTCGCCGGCGTCCTTGCCGAAACCGCGAAGCTTCGCCTGCGCGGTGTCGATCGCGGTCAGACGACCGAAGCCCTTCCCAAGGGCGATACCGATTCCCGCTGCAGCGATGCCGACGGCACCGGTCGCAGCGTTCTGGATCCCCGCGCCGAGCGCACGCCCTGCGGCGGCTCCGGCGTTGCTTGCGGCCGAGACGACCGAGGACAGGGCACGCTGCGCCACTCCCCCGATGGAAGAGACACCGCGCCCGAAGGAAGACACCAGCCGGGACGCGGCGGGGCCAGCGGCAGCACCGAGCTTGGCGAACAGCGCACCGACCTGCGAGGTGACAGGACTCATCCACGATGAGACCTTCGAACCGAGCCGCACGAACGGAGACGCAAGGCGCGCCCCCAGCGCGGCCGCGTACTGGGTGAACGGCGCGAACGCACCACGCACGGTCTTTCCGACCGACCCGAGCCACGACTTCGACGCAGCCCACGCCTTCGCAAGGCCGCCACCGACCATCGTCGCCATCGACGTGAACGCACGCGACACCTGCGAGGCCATCAGCCGCGCGATGCGCGTGACACCGGTGATATCCGACGCGGCACGCACGATCCCCGCGAGCGACCCGATCACGCCCGTGAAGGCAGACCGGGCCGCGGCGGCGTTCGTCCAGCCATCTCGGAGCGCACCGGCCACGCCACGCAAACCGGTGTGGGCGCGAGCAGACGCGGCAGCGAGCGAGGCCGTCGCCGTGACGACTGCGGTCTGCGCGGCGGTCAGACGTGCAGATGCAGCCGTTACCGACGCGGAAGCCGCCGCGCTGCGACGACGAGCGGCGGCGAGACGCTCCTCAGCCGCCACCGCCTGGGAGGACTCCGCGCCCGACTTGGCGATCGCCTCCTGCAGCTTCGACTCGGCGACGCGAACCTTGCCCGCCTCGTCCTGCTGCTTCAGACGGGCACGGGAGAGCACAGCGGACGCGGACGCGACCTCACGGTTCAGGGACCTCATCGCATCGGCGCCGAGACCGGCGGTCGACGAGTTCAGCGACTGCTGCATCTCACGTCCGAGGGAGCGACCGGTGAGGCTACCTGCACCCTTGAAGCCCTTGTTGAAGGTCTTCGCACCGGCCGCGCCAGCCTGCTCGGTCTCGCGCGCAACCTTGCCCTTGAAGCCGGTCATCACCGGGAAGATCGATACGTGACCGGAGCCGACCTCATCGGACATCTGCGCACCCCCTCATCAGCTGGAGAAGACGATGTCCGCTTCCAGCTCAGCTTCAGCCGTCGCGACCTCGTCGGGCGTGGCCTTCGGGCCGGTCTTCGTCTGCAGAGCCCACGGCATGAGCTTCTTCACGGCCTTCTCGTCCCGGATGGTGGCGACGAGAGTGATCAGCTCACGAGTGGATGCCGGGTATGACCACCCGGCGAGCTCGGCCCCGTAATGCGTTGCGGGGTCGGAGGCGTACTCCTCGATGAGGATCTTCGCCTCACCCCATGACAAGCCGTCGCCCAGATCTGATAGGCCAACACCGGCCTCCTCCCGCAGTGTGCGGGCGATGACGCGGCGGTTGTCCCGGATGATCTGGGCGACGGCGATCATTCCGGGATGGACGCTCCGGCGATGCGCTGGAGGATGGTGAAGTACTTCGTCGCGAGGAACATCGTCTCGGCGAGGTCGTGGCTCGTGAAGTCCTTGGCGACCTTCTCGCCGCCGAGCTTCGTCAGCAGGTGCTTCAGCTGGTCGATGGGGTTGCCGGACACGGCCTCGAGTTCGTCGATGTCATCTACCGACAGGCTCAGCGGGATCTCGACGATCGTGCCGTCGACGAACCGGCCGATGAATCGCTTCTCGACGATGATGTAACGCACGTCGGGCTTGAGCGATTCGATCGCCTTCGCCTCGGCGTCGTCGTTCCACGAGTCGAAGTCATACTCGGGCACCGGCTCGGGTGCGGTCTTGGTGGTAGTGCGGGCGGCCATGATGGCTCCATTTCTCGGGGTTGTCGGGT
The sequence above is drawn from the Candidatus Microbacterium colombiense genome and encodes:
- a CDS encoding tape measure protein — its product is MSDEVGSGHVSIFPVMTGFKGKVARETEQAGAAGAKTFNKGFKGAGSLTGRSLGREMQQSLNSSTAGLGADAMRSLNREVASASAVLSRARLKQQDEAGKVRVAESKLQEAIAKSGAESSQAVAAEERLAAARRRSAAASASVTAASARLTAAQTAVVTATASLAAASARAHTGLRGVAGALRDGWTNAAAARSAFTGVIGSLAGIVRAASDITGVTRIARLMASQVSRAFTSMATMVGGGLAKAWAASKSWLGSVGKTVRGAFAPFTQYAAALGARLASPFVRLGSKVSSWMSPVTSQVGALFAKLGAAAGPAASRLVSSFGRGVSSIGGVAQRALSSVVSAASNAGAAAGRALGAGIQNAATGAVGIAAAGIGIALGKGFGRLTAIDTAQAKLRGFGKDAGEIKAIMADASASVKGTAFGLGEAATVAGAAVAAGIKPGEQLQSHLKSIANNASAAGLTMQEMGSIFNKAATQANGVQNDVIGQLADKGIPIYQELGKQLGVTAGDVFDMASKGKIDFATFSKAATAAAGTVADEMGKTVPGATKNFFAAMGRIGANALGGLEEGSFYSKLGPLINSVSKALGPLEERAKGVGAAWNSWVGPIMDRLTGFFTSVGDGSSDLIGKLKEFAPILAPLAGAFAALGAGGLGGLLARLGPLASLLPGLSGALGLLGGPLGIAAAAFGAFALSGGDVSGLVSGITGIIDQVVAALPQLVDAVVGAIPGIVDGLLGAIPQLLEAATSIVFALVRGIVTAIPVLVEGALALVDGLVSALITNLPAIIDGAIQLVTALVEGLITALPLLVDGALQLVSGLLEAIVAALPTIIHGGVQLLMSLVDGLIQALPQLLTAALELVMGLLTAILENLPMIIDAGIQLLLSLVTGLIDALPQLVEAAITLVLQLVTGLLDALPQLIEAGIQLVVALITGLIEAIPQIIDMLPQIISAIWDGLVAVDWLDLGAQIIKGIIDGLFSMVGSLGDAVGDIVGTITDFFPHSPAKRGPLSGAGWKRLKDSGKATLEQFNAGAKSESGEFGASLVDMAKDASVRAQAAMQSASMTISASAGQSTGTGGDAAPAEIPRSVSQVNHFDKTDPREGAELASQQLTAMLRGA